TTTTCGGATTCACGAGAAAAGGGCGGATCGAGGTTGGTGCGGACGCAGACATCACGCTCGTGAACTTCGACGACAGCACGGTCGTCAGCGCCGCCAAACTGCACGGGCCCGCGGGATACAGTGCGTACGAAGACTGGCGGTTACCCCTGCGCATTGTCGAGACGTTGCAACGCGGCCAGTCTGTACTGAAGAACGACACGGTCTGCACGAACGAGGTCGGCCGATTCATCGCGCGTACACCGAACAGCGGTGCGGAGGCACGCCGATGAGTTACCTCGACTGGAACGCCGTGCACGACACCCTCGTGCCCGACCTCGATGCGCAGGATCGAGGTGTCATCGAATCGACAAAATACGGCTCAACGCAGGGAATCGGCGAGCGCCCAGCTCTTATTCTGGTCGATTTTCAAAACGCGTATCTCGGCCTCGACCACCCCATTCTCGACCAACTCGACACCTACTCAAGCGGAGGCGGCGAGGGGGCGTGGGCGGCACTACGGCGAACACTCCCGGTTCTGGCTACAGCCCGCGGCGCCGGCGTTCCCGTTGTGCTCAGCCGAATCGCCTACCCGCGCACGGCAGAAGGCGACAACGGATTCGTGAAGAAGCGCGGAGCATCGCCTCACTTCATCGAGGGCTCAGATGGCACCCGTTACGCAGACGAACTGCAGCCGGAGCACGGCGACATTCTCGTCACGAAGCGAGCGGCTAGCTGCTTTCAAGGAACGTCACTTCATGACGCGCTCTCGGCGCTCGGCGTCGACAGCATCCTCGTTGCAGGCTTATCAACAAGCGGATGCGTTCGCGCGACGGTCGTCGACGGTGCCGCTTTGGGGTATCGATGCTCCGTCATCGTTGATGGCACTGCCGACCGCATCCAACTCTCACGACGGGTTGCCCTCTTCGACATTTGGATGAAGTACGGCGACCTCGTGATGGCGGATGCTGCAGCTCAGCTCATGGAAGCACAAAAGGAGAAGTAGAAGCATGTCACAGGTCGTTCGATCAGCAACCACATCATGGACCGGAACATTGGCGGAAGGCGAAGGTTATCTCAGCGCTGGCTCCGGCGCGATAACCTCACTCCCGCTGACATTTCCGCGACGCATGGGAGAGCCGGAAGGGTTCACCAGCCCCGAAGAACTCTTGGCGTCAACACACGCATCCTGCTTCGCCATGTCACTCGCGAGCGCCCTTGCCGGGGCGGATGCGTCGTATGTCGAACTCGTCGTCACGGTCGAGGTGTCGCTGGACAGGGTCGATGGCGCACTGGCGGTCACTCACTCTGATGTGCAGGTTGCCGTCGACTCTCAGACGATCAATCAATCGAAGCTCGACGAACTGCTCGAGTCCGCCGACAAACGATGCCCTATGTCGCAGCTGATTCGACAGGGTGCCGGAGTCACGATCAGCGGCGTTGTTGAGGGATGACGATGAGCACAAACCTCTTTGACCTGAGCGGGGCCCATGCTCTCGTCACTGGTAGCGGAGCGGGCGGGCTCGGCGCTGCGATGGCGATTGCCCTCGCTGGCGCCGGTGCCGACGTCGCCGTGCTCGAACTCGAATCGGGGAGTGAGCGAGCCGAACAAACCGCCGCGCGCATCGTTGACCACGGCGTCGAATCACTTACCGTCAGCGGAAACGTCGCTCATCAAGCATCCGTGAATCGTGCCGTGGCAACCATTGAGGAGCGGTGGGGTCACATCGACATTCTCGTCAATGCCGCGGGAATTATGTTGCGAAAGCCCAGTGTCGAAACAGACATTGACGAGTGGCAGCACGTCATGGATGTGAACCTGACGGGCACGTGGCTGGTGAGCAACCGTGTGGCACCCGGAATGCTCGAGCGTGGCTACGGCCGCGTCATCAATGTGGCGTCTCAATATGCACAGCTGGCCGGACCCATGCCTGAGCCCGCCTATTACGCGTCGAAGGGTGGCGTCGCCAACCTGACACGTGGACTCGCAAGCGAATGGGGCAGTCGGGGCATTACCGTGAACTGCATTGCTCCGGGCACCTTCTACCCGACCGCAATGACCCGCCCGCTGGCCGAAGACCCTGACCGGTTGACATGGATGAGTTCTCGAACCCTTCTCGGTCGCCTGGGGAACCCTGCGGCTGACTTATCGGGGCCCACAGTGTTTCTCGCGAGCGAAGCAAGTGCCTACGTGACTGGCGCATTAATTCCCGTCGATGGCGGGTGGACATCGTGGTGATCGATACATTCTCTGACGTCCCCGCTCGCGTCGAGAAGGCTCGGACGCTGCGAGTTCTCCATCACGCACCAGAGTTGCTCAGTCTGATCAACGTCTGGGATGCGGCATCCGCTCGAGTGATTGCCGAGCTCGCAGGCACGCAGGCAATTGCGACGGCCGGGCACTCGATAGCCGCCTCACTCGGGTATCTCGATGGAGACGTGCCGCTCGACGAAATGCTCAACGTCGTGCGTCGCATCGCGGCAGCCGTAGACGTGCCGGTAACCGCCGACCTCGACGACGGCTATGGTAACGCCGGCGAAACTGTTCGACGAGCGGTGTCGTGCGGCATCGTCGGCGTCAACATTGAAGATCGCCTTCGCCCCCTTGACGAATCGGCGCGCGCAATTCAAAGCGCCGTCGACGGTGCCGCGTCAGAGGGCGTTCCCGTCGTTGTCAACGCGCGTACCGACGCATTCGTCATTGATCGCCACCGCCCGGTGGACGCGATGGTCTCTGACGCGATCGAGCGGGGCCGCGCCTACTGCGATGCCGGAGCCGATTGTGTTTTCGTACCGGGCAACTTCGACGCACACATTGTGAAACGACTCGTCGCGGGAATCGGCTTGCGCCAAGTCAGCGTGATCGGCCTTCCTTTAATACCTCCCCCGGCCCAACTCCAGGAACTCGGTGTCGCACGGGTTTCTTACGGGCAATTCACACAACGCGTCGCGCTCGGGTCGCTGCACGACCTGGCGCGCGCATTACTCGACGGCGGGACATTGCCGTCGGGCATCCCCGAATTGAACTAATTACCCTAAGAGAAATGGACAATGATGTCGAAAAATCTTCAAGACTCTGAAACAGCGTCTGCTCCACGTGTGGATGACGCCCGTAAAGTCGTGCTTGCCTCAATGATCGGCAACGCGATGGAATGGTACGACTTTGCGGTCTACGGCTACTTCGCCGTGGTGATTGGCGAACAATTTTTCTCTGCTGGCACGCCCACGGTGCAGTTGCTCTCATCGTTCGCCGTATTCGGTGTGGGGTTTGTCGCCCGCCCCTTGGGTGCCGTTGTATTCGGACACTTCGGCGACGTGCATGGTCGTAAGAAGGCGTTCTCGGTTTCTCTGCTGCTCATGTGCGCGGCAACGTTCTTAATGGGGTTGCTGCCAAACCACGAGACGGCCGGAACATTCGCCGTCGTCGCACTCGTGGTTCTTCGCCTGCTGCAGGGATTCTCCAACGGTGGCGAGTTTGGCGGGTCAGTTGCGTACTTGACCGAGAATGCGCCCCCGACGAAGCGCGGCTTCTGGGGCAGCTTTCAGCAGAACAGCCTCGTTATCGGACTGATGATCGGAACGATTGTGAGCGTAACGATTACGTCTACTCTCACAGCCGACCAGCTTTCTGCATGGGGCTGGAGACTTCCATTCCTTGCAGGAGTGCTTCTCGGAATTCCGGGCTATTACATTCGAATGAAGCTGGCCGACACGGCGGAGTACACAGAAAAGGTCGTGAACCCCGGAGAAAAGACTCGTCGGCCCATTCTCGAGGCACTTCAGCTGCATTGGAAAGACATGTTCCGTGCATTCTGGCTACCAGCATCGCCCGCGTTCTATGTGATGATGACGTTTCTGCCGACATATCTGGCCACGCAATTGTTTTACACCGCGACCGAAGGCCTCTTGATCACCCTGGCAATGCAGATCATCTATGTGGGCATGATGCCGCTCT
The Paramicrobacterium chengjingii DNA segment above includes these coding regions:
- a CDS encoding MFS transporter, with amino-acid sequence MMSKNLQDSETASAPRVDDARKVVLASMIGNAMEWYDFAVYGYFAVVIGEQFFSAGTPTVQLLSSFAVFGVGFVARPLGAVVFGHFGDVHGRKKAFSVSLLLMCAATFLMGLLPNHETAGTFAVVALVVLRLLQGFSNGGEFGGSVAYLTENAPPTKRGFWGSFQQNSLVIGLMIGTIVSVTITSTLTADQLSAWGWRLPFLAGVLLGIPGYYIRMKLADTAEYTEKVVNPGEKTRRPILEALQLHWKDMFRAFWLPASPAFYVMMTFLPTYLATQLFYTATEGLLITLAMQIIYVGMMPLSGKLSDKIGRKPVMLGGYSLAAIAIYPVFMAFALQSVPIAILAVIPMSVALSGMFAPLAALITELFPARIRYTALSVPYNIHAAILGGFTPYIATLLISVTGWNAAPTLLVIGISVVCFIVVSTFPETRGRKLT
- a CDS encoding cysteine hydrolase family protein, giving the protein MSYLDWNAVHDTLVPDLDAQDRGVIESTKYGSTQGIGERPALILVDFQNAYLGLDHPILDQLDTYSSGGGEGAWAALRRTLPVLATARGAGVPVVLSRIAYPRTAEGDNGFVKKRGASPHFIEGSDGTRYADELQPEHGDILVTKRAASCFQGTSLHDALSALGVDSILVAGLSTSGCVRATVVDGAALGYRCSVIVDGTADRIQLSRRVALFDIWMKYGDLVMADAAAQLMEAQKEK
- a CDS encoding SDR family NAD(P)-dependent oxidoreductase — translated: MSTNLFDLSGAHALVTGSGAGGLGAAMAIALAGAGADVAVLELESGSERAEQTAARIVDHGVESLTVSGNVAHQASVNRAVATIEERWGHIDILVNAAGIMLRKPSVETDIDEWQHVMDVNLTGTWLVSNRVAPGMLERGYGRVINVASQYAQLAGPMPEPAYYASKGGVANLTRGLASEWGSRGITVNCIAPGTFYPTAMTRPLAEDPDRLTWMSSRTLLGRLGNPAADLSGPTVFLASEASAYVTGALIPVDGGWTSW
- a CDS encoding OsmC family peroxiredoxin — protein: MSQVVRSATTSWTGTLAEGEGYLSAGSGAITSLPLTFPRRMGEPEGFTSPEELLASTHASCFAMSLASALAGADASYVELVVTVEVSLDRVDGALAVTHSDVQVAVDSQTINQSKLDELLESADKRCPMSQLIRQGAGVTISGVVEG
- a CDS encoding isocitrate lyase/PEP mutase family protein is translated as MVIDTFSDVPARVEKARTLRVLHHAPELLSLINVWDAASARVIAELAGTQAIATAGHSIAASLGYLDGDVPLDEMLNVVRRIAAAVDVPVTADLDDGYGNAGETVRRAVSCGIVGVNIEDRLRPLDESARAIQSAVDGAASEGVPVVVNARTDAFVIDRHRPVDAMVSDAIERGRAYCDAGADCVFVPGNFDAHIVKRLVAGIGLRQVSVIGLPLIPPPAQLQELGVARVSYGQFTQRVALGSLHDLARALLDGGTLPSGIPELN